The genomic window TCGTCGCAGAACTCGCGGTGCGATGAGACGGTGTCCGTCGAGACGCCGTAGACCGCTACGCCGGCGTCGCGGTAGCTCTCCAGTTCGGTCTGGAACTGGCGGGCCTCGGTGGTACACCCAGGCGTGTCGTCGCGGGGGTAGAAGTAGAGCACTGTCGGGCCGTCGATCGACGGGCGGACGACCTCGCCGTCCTGGTTCTCCGCGGCGATCTCGGGTGCCGAATCGCCTGCATCGAGTGACATGGCACCCGCTTGGACGCTGGGGGAGAAACCAGCTACGGTCCCGTCGGTCGGGCGTTTCGTCGTTGCGTCGCCCCCGATCGAATCAGACCACGGTCTCGACGTCGTAGGACCCGAGTTCCCGGACCCAGCCGTTCGACGCGATCTCGCGGATGTCGTCGAGGGCGGCCTGGGTCCGTTCCTCGTAGAGCCCCGCGTTGACGTCCACGTGGAAGACGTAGTCGCCGAGGCGCTCGCCGCTGGGCCGAGACTCGACGCGCGTGAGGTTGATGTCCCGGTCGGCGAAGGGTTCCAGCAGTTCGAGCAGGAGGCCGGGGTAGTCCGTGTTCGGGTAGACGACGAAGGAGGACTTGCCGCCGGCCTCCGTCGCGTCCTCCGGGTGCGCGAGCACGAAGAAGCGCGTGGAGTTCGAGGACGAATCCTGGATGTCCTCGGCGATCACCTGCAGGCCGTCTCCCGCGTTGGCGGGATGGCCGATCGCTGCGAGGTCGGGGTTCTCGCGGGCGTGCTCGACGCCGCGGGCGGTGGAGGCGACGGCCTCGCGGGTCACGTCGGGGTAGTGCTCGGAGAGGTAGCCCCGGCACTGTGCGAGCGCCTGCGAGTGGCTCACGATCTTCGAGAACTCCTCGGACTGGGCGAGGATCGCGTGCCGGATCGGCGTCACGATCTCCTTGACGACGGCGACCTCGTTCTCGGCGAGCGCGTCGAGGCTCTCCGTGACCGAGCCCTCGATGCTGTTCTCGATCGCGATGACGCCCCGCTCGAACTCGCCGCTGGCGACGGCCTCGACGATTGCCGTCACGGACTCGCGAAACGCGACCGAGTCGTCGACGGCCTGCGCTGCGCGATGCGAGTAGGTGCCCTCGGGGCCGAGCGTGACTGCGGTCATGCTCGCCGGCTACTCCGGCGGCGGACAAAAGGCCACCGACGGGCCGCTCCGGGGGCGACGTCCTCCGGTTGCTGCGCCGCCGCTGCCGTGGATTTTTGCCCGCTGGGCCCCATGCTTCCAGCAGTGAGTTCACGAACGCGGGCACTCGACGACACCATCTTCGGCGTCGACGTGCACAGCGGGGACGTCCGGGGGGACGCGCCGTCCTACGCGCTGGTCCGCATCGACTGGGGAGGGCCGGACGGCGGATCGGGTGGCGAGCCGGGCGATTCGATCGACGGGCCGACGATCGAGCGCGACGTCGTCTCCCACCGGAAGCTCCGCCGGCTGATCGCCTCGGCGGAGCCAGCCCTCCTCGCGACGGACAACGTCTACGAACTGGCGACCGACGCCGACGACCTCGTGCGATTCCTCCGGGAGCTGCCCGACGCGACCCGGCTGGTCCAGGTCACCGGCGCCGAGCAGCCAGAACCGCTCTCGCGGGTCGCCAAGCGCCACGACGTGCCCTACGGCAAGGATCCGATGCAGGAAGCCGAGGCGTCGGCCAGGCTGGCGGCGGCGAACGTCGGCCAGGTCGTCTCCGCGTTCACCAACACGACCAACGTGAAGGTCGCCAGGGGCCGCTCCGTCGGCGGCGGTGGCGGGTGGAGCGAGGACCGCTACACCCGGAAGATCCACGGCGCCGTCAAGCGGCGGAGCCGGGAGGTCGAGTCCGCGCTCGAGGGAGCCGGCCTCGAGTTCGAGAAGACGGTGACGGAGAAGTACGGCGGCTACTCCCGGGCGATCTTCGAGGTCGAGGCCTCGCCCGAGGAACTGCCGATCGGTCGCGAGCGCTCCGGCGACGTGCGCATCGAAATCGAACGGGAG from Salinarchaeum sp. Harcht-Bsk1 includes these protein-coding regions:
- a CDS encoding peroxiredoxin — encoded protein: MSLDAGDSAPEIAAENQDGEVVRPSIDGPTVLYFYPRDDTPGCTTEARQFQTELESYRDAGVAVYGVSTDTVSSHREFCDDQGLEFDLLADPDAELADAFDVDTSRGAAARTTFVLLDGDIWRVYEDVSPDGHARDVLGDLLDAGVVELGE
- the pheA gene encoding prephenate dehydratase gives rise to the protein MTAVTLGPEGTYSHRAAQAVDDSVAFRESVTAIVEAVASGEFERGVIAIENSIEGSVTESLDALAENEVAVVKEIVTPIRHAILAQSEEFSKIVSHSQALAQCRGYLSEHYPDVTREAVASTARGVEHARENPDLAAIGHPANAGDGLQVIAEDIQDSSSNSTRFFVLAHPEDATEAGGKSSFVVYPNTDYPGLLLELLEPFADRDINLTRVESRPSGERLGDYVFHVDVNAGLYEERTQAALDDIREIASNGWVRELGSYDVETVV